Part of the Thermodesulfobacteriota bacterium genome, AACGATGATGCTACATTTTTTCTTCTAAACTCTTTAACTTTCCTTCCATAGTGTAGGGCTTATCTACCCTCTCGCTAATCCTCACAGTTGAACTAATACGCTCAACTCCCATCTTTTTAAGCTCATCATGACATCTTTTAACTAGCGGGGTGATATCTTCCCACTCGCATTCAATATTTGTAGCCATAGAGTGAGATTCATATTTGAGCCCGCTATCTTTAATCACTTTCATAACACATGCTACATATTCAGAAAGAGAGGGCCCAACACCGATCGGAATAACGCTTAACTCAATTATCATATTAGCCTCCTTCTTGAAGTTACTAAGACAAAGTTGTGCTACTCTCTAATATATCATCAATAAGGAGGTTTCACCCATGAAAAGCCTGACAGAATATTTGTGGTTTGATACAAAATATAAGCGTGAGATGGTTCATATTACCGATACCGTAAGAGATCTTGTGATTAAGAGCGAGGTACAGGAAGGGTTTGTCCTAGTTTCGGCTATGCATATAACTGCCGCAGTATATGTAAATGATCATGAGAGTGGTCTAATTGAGGATATCTGGGAGTGGCTCGAAGGACTTGCTCCATTTAGAGATGATTACAAACATCATATGACTGGGGAGGACAATGGAGATGCCCATCTTAAAAATTTGATCATGCATCATCAGGTAATAGTCCCTATAACCCAGGGCGATCTTGATCTTGGACCGTGGCAGAGGGTTTTCTACGCTGAGTTTGACGGCGGCAGAAGAAAAAGAGTAGTAGTGAAAGTGATCGGCGAGTAAGAGTCTATA contains:
- a CDS encoding MTH1187 family thiamine-binding protein, producing the protein MIIELSVIPIGVGPSLSEYVACVMKVIKDSGLKYESHSMATNIECEWEDITPLVKRCHDELKKMGVERISSTVRISERVDKPYTMEGKLKSLEEKM
- a CDS encoding secondary thiamine-phosphate synthase enzyme YjbQ produces the protein MKSLTEYLWFDTKYKREMVHITDTVRDLVIKSEVQEGFVLVSAMHITAAVYVNDHESGLIEDIWEWLEGLAPFRDDYKHHMTGEDNGDAHLKNLIMHHQVIVPITQGDLDLGPWQRVFYAEFDGGRRKRVVVKVIGE